The Candidatus Paceibacterota bacterium genome contains a region encoding:
- a CDS encoding Wzz/FepE/Etk N-terminal domain-containing protein, whose protein sequence is MAEQEINLVDFVRVLFKKKLLILFVVGVFFILGIVFSLVLFKGYEGSVVLEIGKMEVFNEGTFITFLPETTSQVKQKINSRVYDDLIESKVEIDEIEDVEAFISEEAKDSNIVTVRIKSKDSVEGVKYLGELGRIILSQHEIDFKKKESSFKTIVSREKAKLAALEKNKDLSSLQYLYVEHLSKIDEAQMSLNSIQRTKIVRPAPEELSYENNLYLNVILSIFIGLFFGVIFAFVLDFWQRNKKEILKG, encoded by the coding sequence ATGGCTGAACAAGAAATTAATTTAGTAGATTTTGTTAGGGTATTATTTAAAAAGAAATTGTTAATCCTTTTCGTGGTCGGAGTTTTTTTTATACTGGGGATTGTTTTTAGTTTAGTTTTATTTAAAGGATACGAGGGTTCTGTTGTCTTGGAGATTGGCAAAATGGAAGTTTTTAACGAAGGAACATTTATTACTTTTTTACCAGAAACCACTTCACAGGTTAAGCAAAAAATAAATAGCCGGGTATATGATGATTTGATTGAAAGCAAAGTGGAGATAGATGAAATAGAGGATGTCGAGGCGTTCATTTCTGAAGAAGCAAAAGATAGTAATATTGTCACCGTAAGGATAAAGTCAAAAGATTCCGTTGAGGGAGTTAAATATTTAGGAGAACTTGGTAGAATTATTTTATCTCAGCATGAAATTGATTTTAAGAAGAAAGAAAGTAGTTTTAAAACCATTGTTAGTAGAGAAAAAGCAAAATTAGCTGCATTAGAAAAAAACAAGGATTTATCAAGCCTACAATACCTTTACGTTGAACATTTATCTAAGATTGACGAGGCGCAAATGAGCTTAAATAGCATCCAGAGGACGAAAATTGTAAGACCTGCCCCAGAGGAATTATCTTATGAAAACAATCTATATTTGAATGTTATTTTATCAATTTTCATCGGTTTGTTTTTCGGCGTTATTTTTGCTTTTGTATTAGATTTCTGGCAAAGAAATAAAAAAGAAATTCTCAAGGGCTAA